One stretch of Candida orthopsilosis Co 90-125, chromosome 3 draft sequence DNA includes these proteins:
- a CDS encoding Nop14 nucleolar protein: MAGSQLKQLKSALKEKGLIGQTNTNKKKSAKSKTSRRNEVDRDLRQQNLHEIRDQFNKFDQRINRTKHDITIASKDGFVKVGSKQHNAVTAKNGAMQKQMKMQYDLEKQKRGRTGGVLDKRFGENDSHLTQEEKMLARFTKERQAASSGKKKGLYSLQSDNEEEDDDFEGDDGGFQLTHSGQALSLDDEETIKYVDEDQVEEEEAPPRKKSKNEVMKEIIAKSKFYKQQRQQTFAKTQDQIEALDDDFGDIMQDLRSAQGAIAKPAFSQKAPEDIEYDNKVRELTYDRRAAPADRTKTEEELRREHEEKMKKLEQDRLKRMEGFNDREAEADDLDGDGFWGGDSENEENGFSIKSDDEDGEKHLEEEGSDEENITKSESALKKSQPVLMPTSVDDFIEQMELLETDQQASHIKKICESYKPNLAMGNKEKMNQFVSILFEYVMHLADSFQPFESIVKVLKNLANTYNQELVERMRSYLSDIETRSQGETTLKPRDLIYFVIVAMLFSTSDHYHLIVTPSVILMNQILSNIVYHPRDVGQLAQGVLLVDVLLQYQRFSKRYDPESVNFIEHSIMMLVPESEKFDNTKLLSMADPSTNYDLPKSTKFTKDHLLSIKEIFTTSDKLKSKLLIKLINLMDKSVKLWRDKSSLVELLDSYIAILKHIIKYTTIEPIPQLLTKFTNLHTQAIKSRKPLTLHHHKSIAIATYAPKFEENFNPDKKSYDENKDRQELAKVRQQLKKEKKAALKDIRYENRFVAREQIDEKKKMYDEYHRKMAKIVNTIQADEGAEKNQYEREKKKQRK; the protein is encoded by the coding sequence ATGGCTGGTTCTCAACTAAAGCAGCTTAAATCTGCATTAAAAGAAAAGGGACTCATTGGTCAAACGAATaccaacaagaagaaaagtgCCAAGTCGAAAACATCTAGAAGGAATGAAGTTGATCGAGATTTACGACAACAAAATTTGCATGAAATCAGAGATcaatttaacaaatttgaCCAGAGGATAAATCGAACAAAGCATGATATAACAATAGCTTCAAAAGATGGATTTGTCAAAGTTGGGTCGAAACAGCATAACGCAGTCACGGCGAAGAATGGTGCCatgcaaaaacaaatgaagatgcagtatgatttggaaaaacaaaaacgGGGTAGAACCGGAGGTGTTTTAGATAAGAGATTTGGTGAGAATGATTCGCATTTAACTCAGGAGGAGAAAATGTTGGCAAGATTTACCAAGGAAAGACAAGCTGCGTCTAGTGGGAAAAAGAAGGGATTGTATTCATTGCAAagtgataatgaagaagaagatgatgattttgagGGTGATGATGGTGGATTTCAATTAACTCACTCAGGTCAAGCATTGTCAttagatgatgaagaaacaatcaaatacgttgatgaagatcaagtagaggaagaagaagcacCACCACGcaaaaaatccaaaaatgAAGTCATGAAGGAAATTATTGCCAAATCGAAATTCTACAAGCAGCAAAGACAACAAACATTTGCCAAGActcaagatcaaattgaggCATTAGATGATGACTTTGGTGATATAATGCAAGATTTGCGATCAGCGCAAGGTGCAATTGCCAAACCAGCATTTCTGCAAAAAGCACCTGAGGATATTGAATATGATAACAAAGTTCGTGAATTGACATATGATAGAAGAGCAGCACCCGCAGACAGAACCAAAACTGAGGAAGAGTTGAGGCGTGAACATGAAgaaaagatgaagaaattagaACAAGAtagattgaaaagaatggaAGGATTTAATGATCGTGAAGCTGAAGCTGATGATTTAGATGGTGATGGATTCTGGGGTGGAGATAGTGAAAATGAAGAGAATGGGTTTAGTATAAAGAgtgacgatgaagatgggGAAAAGCATTTAGAAGAAGAGGGAAGTGATGAGGAGAACATAACAAAATCAGAATCGGCTTTGAAAAAACTGCAACCTGTTTTAATGCCTACTTCCGTGGATGATTTTATTGAACAGATGGAGCTACTTGAGACAGATCAGCAGGCTAGTCATATAAAGAAGATTTGTGAGTCTTATAAACCAAATCTAGCAATGGGAAACAAGGAGAAAATGAATCAGTTTGTTTCTATTCTTTTTGAGTACGTTATGCATTTAGCTGATTCATTCCAGCCATTTGAATCTATTGTCaaggttttgaaaaacttggcCAATACATATAATCAAGAGTTGGTTGAACGAATGAGAAGTTATCTTTCCGACATTGAAACCAGGAGTCAAGGAGAAACTACTTTGAAACCTAGAGACTTGATTTattttgtcattgttgCAATGCTATTCTCAACCTCAGATCATTATCATTTAATTGTGACTCCTAGTGTGATTTTAATGAACCAAATCTTGAGTAATATAGTCTACCATCCTCGCGATGTAGGACAATTGGCTCAAGGTGTATTGCTTGTGGATGTATTGTTGCAATATCAACGATTTTCCAAAAGATATGATCCTGAACTGGTTAATTTTATTGAACATCTGATAATGATGTTGGTGCCTGAATCAGAAAAGTTTGACAATACTAAACTTCTATCAATGGCTGATCCATCCACCAACTATGatttaccaaaatcaaccaaatttacTAAAGACCATTTATTATCCATAAAAGAGATTTTCACCACGAGTGACAAATTAAAGTCAAAGCTTTTAATCAAACTTATTAATCTCATGGATAAAAGTGTCAAGTTATGGCGTGATAAATCATCCCTCGTTGAACTTCTCGACTCATATATCGCCATACTCAAAcatatcatcaaatacaccACGATTGAACCAATACCACAGCTTTTGACCAAATTCACCAACCTCCACACACAAGCAATCAAATCACGCAAACCACTAACATTGCACCATCACAAATCAATCGCTATTGCAACATATGCAcccaaatttgaagaaaatttcaatcctGATAAGAAATCttatgatgaaaataaagatCGTCAAGAATTGGCCAAGGTTAggcaacaattgaagaaagaaaagaaggcaGCATTGAAGGATATTCGATATGAAAAT